The following proteins are co-located in the Streptomyces sp. NBC_01198 genome:
- a CDS encoding glycoside hydrolase domain-containing protein: protein MSKHRLSKKGRYIAWSTAGAAVVAGGVVMAQSSMAATTWPAQKTFTGRAFDACTAPSSTAMKAWRADGYYGGAAVYVGGKNRGCAQKNLTASWVKTVNAQGWKLIPIYVGAQPPCQTGSSPEKFTAATATSLGATDGKDAVAKAAALGMKAGSPIYLDMESYSVTNTSCNNAVLAYVRSFTKTLRAKTYRAGYYGFAASSAKAIATAANKTDLPGNLWYSLLDGKASTTDWPWDPKLYTDHSRGHQYTVNSKESRKGYTITVDRDAWDGPVAIVG from the coding sequence TTGTCCAAGCACCGCTTGTCCAAGAAGGGCAGGTACATCGCGTGGTCCACGGCGGGGGCCGCAGTGGTGGCAGGGGGTGTCGTCATGGCGCAGTCGTCCATGGCCGCGACCACCTGGCCCGCGCAGAAGACCTTCACGGGCCGGGCGTTCGACGCCTGCACGGCGCCTTCGTCGACCGCCATGAAGGCGTGGCGGGCCGACGGCTACTACGGCGGCGCCGCGGTCTACGTCGGGGGTAAGAACCGCGGCTGCGCGCAGAAGAACCTGACCGCTTCGTGGGTGAAGACGGTCAACGCGCAGGGCTGGAAGCTCATCCCGATCTACGTCGGGGCCCAGCCGCCCTGCCAGACCGGTTCCAGCCCGGAGAAGTTCACCGCCGCCACGGCCACCTCGCTCGGCGCCACCGACGGCAAGGACGCGGTCGCCAAGGCCGCGGCTCTCGGGATGAAGGCCGGCTCGCCGATCTACCTGGACATGGAGTCGTACTCCGTCACGAACACCTCGTGCAACAACGCGGTGCTGGCGTATGTGCGCTCGTTCACCAAGACGCTGCGCGCCAAGACCTACCGGGCCGGCTACTACGGTTTCGCCGCCTCCAGTGCCAAGGCGATCGCCACGGCGGCGAACAAGACCGACCTGCCGGGCAACCTCTGGTATTCGCTGCTCGACGGCAAGGCCAGCACGACGGACTGGCCGTGGGACCCCAAGCTGTACACCGACCACAGCCGCGGCCACCAGTACACCGTCAACAGCAAGGAAAGCCGCAAGGGTTACACCATCACGGTGGACCGCGACGCCTGGGACGGCCCGGTCGCCATCGTCGGCTGA
- a CDS encoding cupin domain-containing protein has translation MSEPLTTPGEGFHPHLHNAPASPAASPRSRLHHIRAGDLDGDTAQTGGMRRFAAVSGRTAGSEKLWMGQTHVPAATSSAEHHHGESETAIYVVSGHPEFVFLDGSGDTPKELRLRTSPGDYVFVPPFVPHREENPDPHTEAVVVIARSTQEAVVINVPALYVLGPDGVGPAGY, from the coding sequence ATGAGTGAGCCGCTGACGACACCCGGCGAGGGCTTCCACCCGCACCTGCACAACGCCCCGGCCTCTCCCGCGGCCTCGCCGCGGTCCCGCCTGCACCACATCCGGGCCGGCGACCTGGACGGCGACACGGCGCAGACCGGCGGCATGCGCAGGTTCGCCGCCGTCAGCGGCCGGACGGCCGGCTCGGAGAAGCTGTGGATGGGCCAGACCCACGTGCCGGCCGCCACCTCCTCCGCCGAGCACCACCACGGCGAGTCCGAGACCGCCATCTACGTGGTGAGCGGGCACCCCGAGTTCGTCTTCCTCGACGGCTCTGGCGACACCCCGAAGGAGCTGCGGCTGCGCACCTCCCCCGGTGACTACGTCTTCGTCCCACCCTTCGTGCCGCACCGCGAGGAGAACCCGGATCCGCACACCGAGGCCGTGGTCGTCATCGCCCGCAGCACCCAGGAGGCGGTCGTGATCAACGTCCCCGCGCTGTACGTGCTCGGCCCCGACGGGGTCGGGCCCGCCGGGTACTGA
- a CDS encoding ABC transporter substrate-binding protein: MTLSRRQLLGTGGSLALTGALAAACGSNNGRDDDGGGKDGGAGRVTLQQWYHQYGEAGTEQAVRRYAAAYSAADVKVQWRPGDYDQQTAAALLTSSGPDVFEGSPTLDQIQGGQVVDVTDLLSAVQDDFNPAVLQPKTYDGKIWGIPQVIDMQLLYYRKSLLSAANIQPPTTLDELIDAAAALTTKKVKGLFLGNDGGAGVLGGTPLYAAGLSLVTEKGQVGFDDPAAARTLGKFHQLYADKSLLLGAPTDWSDPSAFVQGLTALQWSGLWALPAVKKALGDDFGVLPFPADGPAGKPTVPVGAYGAAVNSRSKHQAEAKAYIKWLWVDKTDYQEDFALSYGFHIPARISLAKKAAKLREGAAADAVSFATDHGYAQPLLWTPASQTAYQDALSRIIKDGANPDTELKAVVRKTGAELQRVQKAS, translated from the coding sequence ATGACGCTCAGTCGCAGACAACTGCTCGGCACCGGGGGCAGCCTGGCCCTCACCGGCGCGCTGGCCGCCGCGTGCGGGTCGAACAACGGGCGGGACGACGACGGGGGCGGCAAGGACGGCGGGGCGGGCAGGGTCACCCTCCAGCAGTGGTACCACCAGTACGGCGAGGCCGGCACCGAGCAGGCGGTGCGCCGCTACGCCGCCGCCTACAGCGCGGCGGACGTCAAGGTGCAGTGGCGGCCCGGCGACTACGACCAGCAGACCGCCGCCGCGCTGCTGACCTCCTCGGGGCCCGACGTCTTCGAGGGCAGCCCGACGCTGGACCAGATCCAGGGCGGCCAGGTCGTCGACGTCACCGACCTGCTGTCCGCCGTGCAGGACGACTTCAACCCGGCCGTGCTGCAGCCGAAGACCTACGACGGGAAGATCTGGGGCATACCCCAGGTCATCGACATGCAGCTGCTCTACTACCGCAAGAGCCTGCTCAGCGCCGCGAACATCCAGCCGCCGACGACGCTGGACGAACTGATCGACGCGGCCGCGGCGTTGACCACCAAGAAGGTCAAGGGGTTGTTCCTGGGCAACGACGGCGGGGCGGGCGTCCTCGGCGGAACGCCGTTGTACGCCGCCGGGTTGAGCCTGGTCACCGAGAAGGGCCAGGTCGGCTTCGACGATCCGGCCGCCGCCCGTACGCTCGGCAAGTTCCACCAGCTCTACGCCGACAAGTCGCTGCTGCTCGGCGCGCCCACCGACTGGTCCGACCCGTCGGCGTTCGTCCAGGGGCTCACCGCGCTCCAGTGGTCCGGGCTGTGGGCGCTGCCGGCGGTAAAGAAGGCGCTGGGCGACGACTTCGGGGTGCTGCCCTTCCCCGCGGACGGGCCGGCGGGCAAGCCCACCGTCCCGGTCGGCGCCTACGGCGCGGCCGTCAACTCCCGCAGCAAGCACCAGGCCGAGGCCAAGGCGTACATCAAGTGGCTGTGGGTCGACAAGACCGACTACCAGGAGGACTTCGCGCTCTCCTACGGCTTCCACATCCCGGCTCGCATATCCCTGGCGAAGAAGGCGGCCAAGCTGCGCGAGGGCGCGGCGGCCGACGCCGTCTCCTTCGCCACCGACCACGGCTACGCCCAGCCGCTGCTGTGGACACCGGCCAGCCAGACCGCGTATCAGGACGCGCTCAGCCGCATCATCAAGGACGGCGCGAACCCCGACACGGAGCTCAAAGCGGTGGTCCGCAAGACCGGTGCCGAGCTGCAGCGGGTACAGAAGGCCTCGTGA
- a CDS encoding carbohydrate ABC transporter permease has protein sequence MFTYVPLLWSVYLSFFDAHNTVSPHHFVGLDNYASMLGDRAFTDSLETFGVFALFIVPATFALSLGLALMVNRLRYAQAFFRSVFFLPAACSYVVAALIWKLSIFNGVRFGLANTVLGWFGADQTAWLSTTHPPWYWLVIVTVRLWLQAGFYMILFLAGLQRIPPQLYEAAAVDGARPGWQVFRHITFPQLRATSVAVALLLVINAFQAFDEFYNLLSDSRGYPPYARPPLVYLYNTALGRGQNLGEGSAGAVLLALIIAVVTVGQARWFGLARRED, from the coding sequence ATGTTCACCTACGTACCGCTGCTGTGGAGCGTGTACCTGAGCTTCTTCGACGCGCACAACACGGTGTCCCCGCACCACTTCGTGGGCCTGGACAACTACGCGTCGATGCTCGGGGACCGGGCGTTCACCGACAGCCTGGAGACCTTCGGGGTCTTCGCGCTGTTCATCGTGCCCGCCACGTTCGCGCTCTCGCTGGGCCTGGCGCTGATGGTCAACCGGCTGCGGTACGCCCAGGCGTTCTTCCGCTCGGTGTTCTTCCTGCCGGCCGCCTGCTCCTACGTGGTGGCCGCGCTGATCTGGAAGCTGTCGATCTTCAACGGGGTGCGCTTCGGCCTGGCGAACACCGTGCTCGGCTGGTTCGGCGCGGACCAGACGGCATGGCTGTCCACCACCCACCCGCCGTGGTATTGGCTGGTGATCGTGACCGTACGGCTGTGGCTGCAGGCCGGCTTCTACATGATCCTCTTCCTGGCCGGGCTGCAGCGCATCCCGCCGCAGCTGTACGAGGCCGCGGCGGTGGACGGCGCGCGGCCCGGCTGGCAGGTCTTCCGCCACATCACCTTCCCGCAACTGCGGGCCACCTCGGTGGCGGTGGCGCTGCTGCTGGTCATCAACGCCTTCCAGGCCTTCGACGAGTTCTACAACCTGCTCAGCGACTCGCGCGGCTACCCGCCCTACGCGCGGCCGCCGTTGGTCTACCTGTACAACACCGCGCTGGGGCGCGGGCAGAACCTGGGCGAGGGCAGCGCCGGGGCCGTCCTCCTCGCGCTGATCATCGCGGTGGTCACGGTCGGGCAGGCGCGGTGGTTCGGGCTGGCTCGGAGGGAGGACTGA
- a CDS encoding carbohydrate ABC transporter permease, with amino-acid sequence MDKALLAFGRAVRLVLLVVLALLFLIPFYLLVRNGLSTEADITSPDWTFFPSHLQWSNVTELFDDPAVPMARSLLNSAMIAVATTVGTVVLASLAGYGLARIPYRWSDQVFYAILGTLMVPAAVTFVPSFVLVSSLGWISTLRGLIIPTIFSAFACFIFRQYFLGFPAELEDAAKVDGLGYWRTYWRIVVPNSRPVFAAVSVIVFIGAWNAFLWPLVIGQDQSAWTVQVALSTFTTAQVVNIHELFVAAAVSMLPLLLVFLLLQRHIVAGIERSGIED; translated from the coding sequence ATGGACAAGGCCCTGCTGGCGTTCGGGCGCGCGGTGCGTCTGGTGCTGCTCGTCGTGCTCGCCCTGCTGTTCCTGATCCCCTTCTACCTGCTGGTGCGCAACGGCCTGTCCACCGAGGCGGACATCACCTCGCCGGACTGGACCTTCTTCCCGTCCCACCTCCAGTGGTCCAACGTCACCGAGCTGTTCGACGACCCGGCGGTACCGATGGCCCGCTCGCTGCTCAACTCGGCGATGATCGCGGTGGCCACGACGGTCGGCACGGTGGTGCTGGCCTCGCTGGCCGGCTACGGGCTGGCCCGCATCCCGTACCGCTGGTCCGACCAGGTCTTCTACGCGATCCTCGGCACGCTGATGGTGCCCGCGGCGGTCACCTTCGTGCCGAGCTTCGTGCTGGTCTCCTCGCTCGGCTGGATCTCCACCCTGCGGGGGCTGATCATCCCGACCATCTTCTCGGCCTTCGCGTGCTTCATCTTCCGGCAGTATTTCCTGGGCTTCCCGGCCGAGTTGGAGGACGCGGCGAAGGTCGACGGGCTGGGCTACTGGCGCACGTACTGGCGGATCGTGGTGCCCAACTCGCGCCCGGTCTTCGCCGCGGTCTCCGTGATCGTCTTCATCGGCGCCTGGAACGCCTTCCTGTGGCCGCTGGTCATCGGGCAGGACCAGTCCGCCTGGACGGTCCAGGTCGCGCTGTCCACCTTCACCACCGCCCAAGTGGTCAACATCCACGAGCTGTTCGTGGCGGCGGCCGTGTCGATGCTGCCGCTGCTGCTGGTCTTCCTGCTGCTCCAGCGGCACATCGTGGCGGGCATCGAACGTTCCGGAATCGAGGACTGA
- the ggt gene encoding gamma-glutamyltransferase has product MGRNRRRDPDAQSTRRQPHRRAVGAVSVLAVTAVVGALTAAAPAHHDPGSPPAKAPVAVGYGGAVSSVDADASAAGVEVLRHGGNAVDAAVATAAALGVTEPYSSGIGGGGYFVYYNARQHKVFTIDGRETAPHSATDQLFVENGQPLAFADAVTSGRSVGVPGTAATWQTALDSWGSRSLGEVLRPAEEIARDGFTVDATFNSQTAANQDRFKDFPATAALFLPGGQPPAVGSTLRNPQLARTYQELGAKGIGAIYHGDIGADIVRTVRRPPVDPAATRVVRTGDLTTADLAAYTAKKQAPTHTAYRGLDVYGPAPSSSGGTTVAEALNILQHTDLRNASQVQYLHHYIEASRIAFADRGRWVGDPAFEQVPTAGLTSQRFAASRACLIKDDAVLTSPLAPGDPAHPAACGDTGTAAPTTYEGENTTHLTVADKWGNVVAYTLTIEQTGGSAITVPGRGFLLNNELTDFSFVPANPAAPDPNLPGPGKRPRSSISPTIVLKDGRLDFAIGSPGGATIITTVLQVLTEHVDRGLSLLDAIAAPRASQRNAASTELEPALWDSPLRTDLEGIGHHFVQNPEIGAATGVQRLGDGRWLAAAEPVRRGGGSAMVVVPAR; this is encoded by the coding sequence ATGGGACGCAACCGTCGCAGGGACCCGGACGCACAATCGACCAGGCGTCAGCCGCACCGCAGGGCCGTGGGGGCGGTGTCGGTGCTCGCCGTCACCGCGGTGGTCGGCGCCCTCACCGCGGCCGCGCCCGCGCACCACGATCCGGGGTCGCCGCCGGCCAAGGCGCCGGTGGCCGTCGGCTACGGCGGAGCCGTCTCCAGCGTGGACGCCGACGCCTCGGCGGCCGGTGTCGAGGTGCTGCGGCACGGCGGGAACGCGGTGGACGCCGCGGTGGCCACCGCCGCCGCGCTCGGCGTCACCGAGCCGTACTCCTCGGGCATCGGCGGTGGCGGCTACTTCGTGTACTACAACGCCCGCCAGCACAAGGTCTTCACCATCGACGGCCGGGAGACCGCGCCGCACAGCGCCACCGACCAGCTCTTCGTCGAGAACGGCCAGCCGTTGGCCTTCGCCGACGCCGTCACCAGCGGCCGCAGCGTCGGCGTGCCCGGCACCGCCGCGACATGGCAGACGGCGCTGGACTCCTGGGGCTCACGGTCGCTGGGCGAGGTCCTGCGGCCCGCCGAGGAGATCGCCCGCGACGGCTTCACGGTGGACGCGACCTTCAACTCCCAGACCGCGGCCAACCAGGACCGCTTCAAGGACTTCCCGGCGACCGCCGCGCTCTTCCTGCCCGGCGGGCAGCCGCCCGCGGTCGGCTCCACCCTGCGCAACCCGCAGCTCGCCCGCACCTACCAGGAGCTGGGCGCCAAGGGGATCGGCGCGATCTACCACGGTGACATCGGCGCGGACATCGTCCGGACCGTGCGCAGGCCCCCGGTGGACCCCGCAGCCACCCGCGTGGTGCGCACCGGCGACCTGACCACCGCGGACCTGGCGGCGTACACCGCGAAGAAGCAGGCACCCACCCACACCGCCTACCGCGGCCTTGACGTGTACGGGCCCGCGCCGTCCTCGTCCGGCGGGACCACGGTGGCCGAGGCGCTGAACATCCTGCAGCACACCGATCTCAGGAACGCCTCGCAGGTGCAGTATCTGCACCACTACATCGAGGCGAGCCGGATCGCCTTCGCCGACCGGGGCCGCTGGGTCGGCGACCCCGCCTTCGAGCAGGTGCCGACCGCCGGGCTGACCTCGCAGCGGTTCGCCGCCTCCCGGGCCTGCCTGATCAAGGACGACGCGGTGCTGACCAGCCCGCTCGCCCCGGGCGACCCCGCGCACCCCGCCGCCTGCGGCGACACGGGGACGGCCGCGCCGACCACGTACGAAGGTGAGAACACCACGCACCTGACGGTGGCCGACAAGTGGGGCAACGTCGTCGCCTACACCCTGACCATCGAGCAGACCGGCGGCAGCGCCATCACCGTGCCGGGCCGCGGCTTCCTGCTGAACAACGAGCTGACCGACTTCTCCTTCGTCCCCGCCAACCCGGCCGCGCCCGACCCGAACCTGCCGGGGCCCGGCAAGCGGCCGCGCTCGTCGATCTCGCCGACCATCGTGCTGAAGGACGGCCGCCTCGACTTCGCGATCGGCTCGCCCGGCGGCGCGACCATCATCACCACCGTGCTCCAGGTCCTCACCGAACACGTCGACCGGGGCCTGTCGCTGCTCGACGCGATCGCCGCGCCCCGCGCCAGCCAGCGCAACGCGGCGAGCACCGAGCTCGAACCCGCCCTGTGGGACAGCCCGCTGCGGACCGACCTGGAGGGCATCGGCCACCACTTCGTCCAGAACCCGGAGATCGGTGCGGCCACCGGTGTCCAACGCCTCGGCGACGGCCGCTGGTTGGCCGCGGCGGAGCCGGTGCGCCGCGGCGGCGGCTCGGCGATGGTGGTGGTACCCGCGCGGTAG
- a CDS encoding COG4315 family predicted lipoprotein, with protein MKRILAATTCVAATLLASLLTGCSSNSPSASSPAAGSSGGGDAATAAAVANSTPAQATVATKSSGKLGTILVDAKGRTLYLFLADKKNKSTCTGSCAAAWPPLLTAGSAKPGQGADKTLLGTAQRSGGAKQVSYNGHPLYYYIGDTKPGQTNGQGLNQFGALWYVLNAKGKQVTS; from the coding sequence ATGAAACGTATCCTTGCCGCGACCACGTGCGTCGCCGCCACCCTGCTCGCCTCGCTGCTGACCGGCTGTTCGAGCAACAGCCCCTCCGCGAGCAGCCCGGCCGCCGGCTCCTCCGGCGGCGGCGACGCCGCCACCGCTGCGGCCGTCGCCAACTCCACGCCCGCCCAGGCCACCGTGGCCACGAAGTCCTCCGGCAAGCTCGGCACCATCCTGGTCGACGCCAAGGGACGCACGCTCTACCTCTTCCTGGCCGACAAGAAGAACAAGTCGACCTGCACCGGCAGCTGCGCGGCGGCCTGGCCGCCGCTGCTGACCGCCGGCAGCGCCAAGCCCGGCCAGGGCGCCGACAAGACCCTGCTGGGCACCGCGCAGCGCTCCGGCGGCGCCAAGCAGGTCAGCTACAACGGCCACCCGCTGTACTACTACATCGGCGACACCAAGCCCGGCCAGACCAACGGCCAGGGCCTCAACCAGTTCGGCGCCCTGTGGTACGTGCTGAACGCCAAGGGCAAGCAGGTCACGAGCTGA
- a CDS encoding DUF6529 family protein codes for MAVALGILVPIAVGVGIYVIGDHHSPEPDHGLFGDHGVAAMDLKARLGTVLLSLALVQLGLALWMYGRLPRLRAAPRPVRLGHRALGYVAFLLSVPIASHCLVTYGIETTSPRVAIHSVTGCAFYGAFAAKVLVVHSRRLPGWLLPIVGALLVVGIALLWYTAALWQLNGESVPGLSSY; via the coding sequence GTGGCGGTCGCGCTCGGCATCCTGGTACCGATCGCCGTCGGTGTCGGCATCTACGTCATCGGCGACCACCACAGCCCCGAGCCCGACCACGGCCTGTTCGGCGACCACGGCGTCGCCGCGATGGACCTCAAGGCACGCCTCGGCACCGTCCTGCTGTCGCTGGCCCTGGTCCAGCTCGGCCTCGCCCTGTGGATGTACGGCCGGCTGCCCCGGCTGCGCGCGGCCCCGCGCCCGGTAAGGCTCGGGCACCGCGCCCTGGGATACGTCGCCTTCCTGCTCTCGGTGCCGATCGCCTCCCACTGCCTGGTCACCTACGGCATCGAGACCACCAGCCCGCGGGTGGCGATCCACTCGGTGACCGGCTGCGCGTTCTACGGCGCCTTCGCGGCCAAGGTGCTGGTGGTGCACTCGCGCCGGCTGCCCGGCTGGCTGCTGCCGATCGTGGGGGCACTGCTGGTCGTCGGCATCGCGCTGCTCTGGTACACCGCCGCGCTGTGGCAGCTCAACGGCGAGTCCGTGCCGGGCCTTTCCTCCTACTGA
- a CDS encoding MFS transporter, producing MTLLDVSIVNVALPSIRTGIGASQSGLQWVLSGYALAFGLVLVPAGRLGDLRGRRSVFMVGLVVFTVASALAGAAQNEGWLVAARLVQGVAGGILVPQVSGFIQQMFRGAERGRAFGLLGATIGVSTAVGPLLGGLLIQLFGSHEGWRWVFYVNLPIGLVLLPLAHRVLPAPEPKDRTQGARTHLDPVGVLLLGVATVVLLLPFVQEREWPGLQKWLLLPLALLLLGGFVAWERGYGRRHDPLVDLALFRRRSYGLGTLLSLLYFAGFTSIFFVMTLFLQNGMHYSALEAGASITPFALGSGVAAAIGGRVVTRIGRPLVAVGLVMVVVGLLGTVLAVHLDSGRSVGLVTALPLLFAGVGSGLVISPNQTLTLSEVPVERAGSAGGVLQTAQRIGSAAGIAAVGSVFFSKAGGSRPDWSAGLQAGLITSAGLAALALVVALVDVTTGPRNAPRAADGGKA from the coding sequence ATGACGCTGCTGGACGTCAGCATCGTGAACGTGGCGCTGCCGTCGATCCGGACCGGGATCGGTGCCTCGCAGAGCGGCCTGCAGTGGGTACTCTCCGGATACGCCCTGGCCTTCGGCCTGGTGCTGGTGCCGGCCGGGCGGCTCGGGGACCTGCGCGGCCGCCGCAGCGTCTTCATGGTGGGGCTGGTGGTGTTCACCGTCGCCAGCGCGCTGGCCGGCGCGGCCCAGAACGAGGGGTGGCTGGTGGCCGCCCGGCTGGTCCAGGGCGTGGCGGGCGGCATCCTCGTGCCGCAGGTGTCCGGCTTCATCCAGCAGATGTTCCGCGGGGCCGAGCGCGGGCGGGCGTTCGGCCTGCTCGGCGCCACCATCGGGGTGTCCACCGCGGTGGGGCCGCTGCTCGGCGGCCTGCTGATCCAGCTGTTCGGCTCGCACGAGGGCTGGCGCTGGGTCTTCTACGTCAATCTGCCGATCGGCCTGGTGCTGCTCCCGCTGGCGCACCGGGTGCTCCCCGCCCCGGAGCCGAAGGACCGCACCCAGGGCGCCCGCACCCACCTCGATCCGGTCGGCGTGCTGCTGCTGGGCGTCGCGACCGTGGTGCTGCTGCTGCCGTTCGTCCAGGAAAGGGAGTGGCCCGGCCTGCAGAAGTGGCTGCTGCTGCCGCTGGCCCTGCTGCTCCTGGGCGGTTTCGTGGCCTGGGAACGGGGCTACGGGCGCCGGCACGATCCGCTGGTGGACCTGGCGCTGTTCCGCCGGCGCTCCTACGGGCTCGGCACCCTGCTGTCCCTGCTGTATTTCGCCGGATTCACCTCCATCTTCTTCGTCATGACGCTGTTCCTGCAGAACGGGATGCACTACTCCGCGCTGGAGGCGGGCGCGTCCATCACGCCGTTCGCCCTGGGCTCGGGCGTCGCCGCCGCGATCGGCGGGCGCGTCGTGACCCGGATCGGGCGCCCGCTGGTCGCGGTGGGGCTGGTCATGGTGGTCGTCGGCCTGCTCGGCACCGTGCTGGCCGTCCATTTGGACAGCGGGCGCTCGGTGGGCCTGGTCACCGCGCTGCCGCTGCTCTTCGCCGGTGTCGGCAGCGGCCTGGTGATCTCGCCGAACCAGACGCTGACCCTCAGCGAGGTGCCGGTGGAGCGGGCCGGCAGCGCCGGCGGCGTCCTCCAGACCGCCCAGCGGATCGGTTCGGCCGCGGGTATCGCGGCCGTCGGGTCGGTCTTCTTCTCCAAGGCCGGCGGATCCCGCCCCGACTGGTCGGCCGGGCTGCAGGCGGGACTGATCACCTCGGCGGGCCTTGCCGCGCTCGCCCTGGTGGTCGCGCTGGTCGACGTCACCACCGGCCCGCGCAACGCGCCGCGGGCCGCCGACGGCGGGAAGGCGTGA
- a CDS encoding DUF6510 family protein, translated as MDAIVPADPYADSYLDGNALAGPLSELFAVDVTAAVSRCAHCGSTGPVALLRVYPRGPGLTARCPDCSGVVLRLVRGPDTAWLDMRGAVRLAVPLAD; from the coding sequence ATGGACGCGATCGTGCCCGCCGACCCGTACGCCGACAGCTACCTGGACGGCAACGCCCTGGCAGGTCCGCTCTCGGAGCTGTTCGCGGTGGACGTCACCGCGGCGGTCAGCCGCTGCGCGCACTGCGGGTCCACCGGACCGGTGGCCCTCCTGCGGGTCTACCCGCGTGGCCCCGGCCTCACCGCGCGATGCCCCGACTGCTCCGGGGTGGTCCTGCGGCTGGTGCGCGGCCCCGACACCGCGTGGCTGGACATGCGGGGCGCGGTCCGGCTCGCCGTGCCGCTGGCCGACTGA
- a CDS encoding ferredoxin reductase — protein MARAAVSGRLGARLRWQAATLVERREETASAQTLVFDVPGWAGHLAGQHVDVRLTAEDGYSTQRSYSLASAQDADRLELTVQRVPDGEVSPYLIEGLAVGDRIEIRGPVGGWFVWRPEQREPVLLVAGGSGLVPLMAMIRAREAEGSRAPFRLLYSLREPADRLYAPDLERGSAGLDVTYVYTRSAPQGATRPPGRLAPADLVQWGWPPDFEPTVYVCGPTGFVEAAAVQLVAQGHDPGRIRTERFGPSGG, from the coding sequence ATGGCGCGAGCAGCGGTATCAGGGCGACTAGGGGCGCGGCTGCGCTGGCAGGCCGCCACGCTGGTGGAGCGGCGCGAGGAGACCGCGTCCGCGCAGACGCTGGTGTTCGACGTGCCCGGCTGGGCCGGGCACCTGGCCGGGCAGCACGTGGACGTACGGCTGACGGCCGAGGACGGCTACAGCACGCAGCGCAGCTACTCCCTGGCCTCCGCGCAGGACGCGGACCGGCTGGAGCTGACGGTGCAGCGCGTGCCGGACGGCGAGGTCTCGCCGTATCTGATCGAGGGCCTGGCGGTGGGGGACCGGATCGAGATCCGCGGGCCGGTGGGCGGCTGGTTCGTGTGGCGTCCCGAGCAGCGGGAACCGGTGCTGCTGGTCGCCGGCGGCTCCGGCCTGGTGCCGCTGATGGCGATGATCCGGGCTCGGGAGGCCGAGGGCAGCCGGGCGCCCTTCCGGCTGCTGTACTCGCTACGCGAGCCGGCCGACCGGCTGTACGCGCCGGACCTGGAACGCGGCTCCGCGGGGCTCGACGTCACCTACGTCTACACCCGCTCCGCCCCGCAGGGCGCCACCCGACCGCCGGGACGGCTGGCCCCGGCGGATCTGGTGCAGTGGGGGTGGCCCCCGGACTTCGAACCCACGGTGTACGTGTGCGGACCCACCGGTTTCGTGGAGGCCGCCGCGGTGCAGCTGGTCGCCCAGGGCCATGACCCCGGCCGTATCCGTACCGAACGCTTCGGCCCCAGCGGAGGATGA
- a CDS encoding sulfite oxidase-like oxidoreductase: MPIISRGFHGRRPEAGHKLPPGQYETRDFPVLSAGPTPRVPREDWEFSVVTENGERRQWSWAELMALPRQTPTVDLHCVTKWSKFGTSWEGVSLDTLLADVESSAHYALVHSYGGYTTNIPLADLLDGQAWIAFRYGGEDLPPEHGGPARLLVPHLYLWKSAKWVRGIELREHDEQGFWESAGYHDYGDPWREQRYQGD; encoded by the coding sequence ATGCCCATCATTTCGCGCGGATTCCACGGCCGGCGGCCCGAGGCCGGGCACAAACTCCCTCCCGGGCAGTACGAGACCCGTGACTTCCCGGTGCTGTCGGCCGGGCCGACCCCACGTGTGCCCCGCGAGGACTGGGAGTTCTCGGTCGTCACGGAGAACGGCGAGCGGCGGCAGTGGTCGTGGGCGGAACTGATGGCGCTGCCCCGGCAGACGCCCACGGTGGACCTGCACTGCGTGACCAAATGGTCGAAGTTCGGCACCTCGTGGGAGGGCGTCTCGCTGGACACGCTGCTGGCGGACGTCGAGTCGTCGGCGCATTACGCGCTGGTCCACTCCTACGGCGGCTACACCACCAATATCCCGCTCGCCGACCTGCTCGACGGCCAGGCGTGGATCGCCTTCCGTTACGGCGGCGAGGACCTGCCGCCCGAGCACGGCGGCCCGGCCCGGTTGCTCGTACCGCATCTGTACCTGTGGAAGTCCGCGAAGTGGGTGCGCGGGATCGAGCTGCGGGAGCACGACGAGCAGGGGTTCTGGGAGAGCGCGGGCTACCACGACTACGGAGACCCATGGCGCGAGCAGCGGTATCAGGGCGACTAG